One bacterium BMS3Abin11 genomic region harbors:
- the ygfZ gene encoding tRNA-modifying protein YgfZ: MNETQAKTIRLDDLTSLRVTGSDASKFLHAQFTNDLANLAVNSWQYSGYCTPKGRLLVFMTIARLDKNEFLLILPAEISDKILSRLRMFVMRDDVTITPQDVNTSITGILGAADNLSGIGLTQKKENGKLSRDGNNNLLTIDYESGRFLYIGKSIKFDTNTSTDRSNWTLLDIQAGIPAIVLATQETFVPQMVNLDLIGAVNFKKGCYPGQEIVARVHYLGKIKQRMFVAETSRKELAQPNDKIYIAGQPDKAAGTVVQAAISDSNQCLQVVLQTKVIDENLDLRLGSPDGEKLTMGTQPYSVLSVSGDEEEN; the protein is encoded by the coding sequence ATGAATGAGACTCAAGCAAAGACTATCAGGCTGGATGATTTAACATCCCTGCGTGTTACAGGCAGCGATGCGAGCAAGTTTCTGCATGCCCAGTTCACCAATGACCTGGCTAATCTAGCGGTAAATAGCTGGCAGTACAGTGGCTACTGCACGCCAAAAGGACGCCTACTGGTATTCATGACCATCGCCAGGCTGGATAAAAATGAGTTCCTGCTAATTCTCCCTGCAGAGATCAGCGACAAAATTTTATCTCGCTTACGCATGTTTGTAATGCGGGACGATGTGACGATTACACCGCAGGATGTGAACACATCCATTACCGGTATTCTGGGTGCTGCTGACAATCTGTCCGGTATTGGTCTCACACAGAAAAAAGAGAACGGAAAACTCAGTAGAGATGGCAACAATAACCTGCTGACCATCGACTATGAGTCAGGACGCTTCCTGTACATCGGCAAGTCAATAAAATTTGATACAAACACTTCAACAGATAGAAGCAACTGGACACTACTGGATATTCAGGCAGGCATTCCTGCCATAGTCCTGGCCACTCAGGAAACCTTCGTGCCACAAATGGTCAACCTGGATCTGATTGGAGCAGTAAACTTCAAAAAAGGCTGCTATCCGGGACAGGAAATCGTCGCAAGAGTGCATTACCTGGGGAAAATCAAGCAGCGAATGTTCGTAGCAGAAACTAGCCGCAAAGAACTGGCACAGCCCAATGACAAGATTTATATTGCAGGCCAGCCAGACAAGGCAGCAGGAACAGTTGTTCAGGCAGCCATTTCCGATTCAAATCAGTGTTTGCAGGTAGTGTTACAGACTAAAGTCATTGATGAAAACCTGGATCTCCGACTGGGCTCTCCGGATGGAGAAAAACTGACTATGGGTACTCAGCCCTATTCGGTCCTGTCGGTTTCGGGCGATGAAGAAGAAAATTGA
- the sdhC gene encoding succinate dehydrogenase cytochrome b556 subunit, protein MAYMKNAGQRPVFLNLLQIRLPRGGLLSFAHRVSGVLLVLAIPLFIYLLQLLNGGVEGFSQALSILYSTPGKIIVSLTVWILIQHSLSGIRHLMMDLGYSYDKDIARLTANIAFGLSFLLIVLTGVWIWL, encoded by the coding sequence ATGGCATATATGAAGAATGCAGGACAACGTCCCGTATTTTTAAATCTGCTGCAGATACGTTTGCCTCGCGGTGGATTACTGTCTTTCGCCCATCGCGTTTCAGGTGTATTACTGGTGTTGGCAATCCCCCTTTTCATCTATTTATTACAGTTACTAAATGGTGGGGTAGAGGGATTTTCTCAAGCCTTGTCCATATTGTATAGCACTCCCGGAAAGATTATTGTCAGTCTCACGGTCTGGATACTGATACAGCATTCTCTCAGTGGTATCAGGCATTTAATGATGGATCTGGGCTATAGCTACGACAAAGATATTGCTCGCTTAACAGCCAATATTGCCTTTGGACTTAGTTTCCTGCTGATCGTGTTAACTGGAGTGTGGATATGGCTTTAG
- the sdhD gene encoding succinate dehydrogenase hydrophobic membrane anchor subunit codes for MALGMSERGSLHSGLGEWVVQRLTAVYMLFFIVMALIRLSVSPVSSQSDWLLLSSGLLFQIFLLLFMFSLLAHAWLGLKSVFLDYVHPWRLRFLLLMVVAVSLLAAGVWALLVVVK; via the coding sequence ATGGCTTTAGGCATGAGTGAGCGGGGTAGCCTTCATTCCGGTCTCGGAGAATGGGTGGTCCAGCGTTTGACGGCTGTTTACATGTTGTTCTTTATCGTCATGGCACTAATACGCCTTTCAGTATCACCGGTTTCCAGCCAGTCAGACTGGCTCCTGTTATCATCAGGTCTGCTGTTTCAAATTTTTCTGTTATTGTTCATGTTCAGCTTGCTGGCACATGCATGGTTAGGATTGAAGAGCGTTTTCCTTGATTATGTTCATCCCTGGCGACTACGGTTTTTACTACTGATGGTAGTAGCCGTATCGTTGCTTGCAGCAGGGGTGTGGGCGTTACTGGTGGTGGTAAAGTAA
- the sdhA gene encoding succinate dehydrogenase flavoprotein subunit: MNNGIEKRRFDCLVIGAGGAGLRAALQLAQADLHVAVVSKVFPTRSHTVAAQGGMNAALGNVTPDNWHWHMYDTVKGADFLGDQDAIEYMCRAASRLVIELEHFGVPFTRLENGRIYQRPFGGQSQDYGGDQAARTCAAADRTGHAILQSLYQQNLRSQTHFFDEYFATDLLMSEEGVTQGAMVIDIETGEPMIIEAKTTLLATGGSARIFRTSTNAMINTGDGMAMALRAGLPLQDMEFVQFHPTGIAGMGMLISEATRGEGGYLINKDGERFMERYAPHVLDLASRDVVSRAIAIEIREGRGCGENADHVLLKINHLDPNIVKSRLPGIRDMSIRFTGVDPVDAPMPVAPTAHYTMGGIPTNRMGQVVAPQHHAPEEPQQGIYAIGECSCVSVHGANRLGGNSLLDIVVFGRAAGNHIIEFLTDNRFHTPLSDASIEQAMSHVQRWDKKGEGESVADITKQMRALMEQYCGVFRTQEVLDEGVEEIRALVARLADVRVGDHSKVFNTARIEAFELENQLEVAMATMQSAAARTESRGAHSRLDFPDRDDREWMKHTLYFKRDGGVLDYKPVRTQPLSVDSFPPVERVY, from the coding sequence ATGAATAACGGCATAGAAAAAAGACGCTTCGATTGTCTCGTTATTGGTGCTGGTGGTGCGGGACTGCGCGCTGCATTGCAGTTGGCACAGGCTGATTTGCATGTGGCTGTTGTATCAAAAGTTTTTCCTACCCGTTCTCATACTGTAGCTGCGCAGGGTGGTATGAATGCTGCACTGGGAAATGTGACGCCGGATAACTGGCACTGGCACATGTATGACACGGTGAAAGGTGCTGATTTTCTGGGTGATCAGGATGCCATTGAATACATGTGTCGTGCCGCATCTCGTCTGGTGATTGAACTCGAGCATTTCGGCGTTCCTTTTACACGACTTGAAAATGGACGCATCTACCAGCGGCCATTTGGCGGCCAAAGCCAGGACTACGGTGGTGACCAGGCCGCACGCACCTGTGCTGCAGCAGATCGTACAGGTCACGCCATTCTACAATCCCTTTATCAACAGAATTTGCGTTCACAAACCCACTTCTTCGATGAATATTTTGCAACAGACTTGCTGATGTCTGAGGAAGGGGTGACACAGGGCGCGATGGTGATTGATATAGAGACTGGTGAGCCAATGATCATTGAAGCCAAAACTACATTGTTAGCTACCGGTGGTTCGGCACGAATTTTCCGCACCAGCACCAATGCCATGATCAATACTGGAGACGGTATGGCGATGGCACTGCGGGCAGGTTTACCGTTGCAGGACATGGAGTTTGTACAATTTCACCCTACCGGCATAGCGGGTATGGGTATGTTGATTTCTGAAGCAACACGGGGTGAGGGTGGTTATTTAATAAATAAGGATGGTGAGCGCTTCATGGAACGATATGCCCCGCATGTACTTGACCTGGCTTCCCGCGATGTTGTTTCTCGGGCCATTGCGATTGAAATTCGCGAAGGCAGGGGGTGTGGGGAAAATGCCGATCACGTGCTGCTGAAAATAAACCATCTTGATCCGAATATTGTGAAAAGCAGGTTGCCGGGTATCCGGGATATGTCTATCCGCTTTACCGGTGTCGACCCGGTTGATGCCCCAATGCCGGTGGCTCCGACAGCACACTATACTATGGGTGGTATACCAACCAATAGAATGGGGCAGGTTGTTGCGCCACAGCACCATGCGCCGGAAGAGCCGCAGCAGGGGATTTATGCAATTGGTGAATGTTCCTGTGTATCAGTGCATGGTGCAAACCGCCTGGGTGGTAATTCCCTGCTTGATATAGTCGTGTTCGGGCGGGCGGCAGGGAATCACATCATTGAATTTCTAACAGATAACCGCTTCCATACACCGCTCAGTGATGCATCGATAGAGCAGGCAATGAGTCATGTTCAACGGTGGGATAAAAAAGGAGAGGGTGAATCGGTCGCCGACATAACAAAACAGATGCGTGCACTGATGGAACAGTATTGTGGTGTTTTTCGTACTCAGGAAGTGCTTGATGAAGGTGTTGAAGAGATACGTGCACTGGTTGCCCGTCTGGCAGATGTTCGCGTGGGGGATCATAGCAAGGTTTTCAATACCGCAAGAATTGAAGCTTTTGAGCTTGAGAATCAACTCGAAGTTGCGATGGCAACCATGCAGTCTGCTGCAGCGCGTACAGAAAGTCGGGGCGCGCATTCACGTCTGGATTTTCCCGACCGTGATGATCGAGAGTGGATGAAACATACACTCTATTTCAAGCGTGATGGCGGTGTGCTGGACTACAAGCCAGTACGCACGCAACCCTTAAGTGTCGATTCCTTCCCGCCGGTAGAAAGGGTCTATTAA
- the sdhB gene encoding succinate dehydrogenase iron-sulfur subunit, with the protein MIRFSIYRFNPDKDSKPYMQDYQLDESRLEGRQMLLDAILLLKEQDESLSFRRSCREGVCGSDAMNINGSNGLACITPLSSLKQPIRLNPLPGMPVIRDLIVDMEPFYRQYRTIKPWLMNDEPEPEIERLQSDEERKKLDGLYECILCGCCSTACPSFWWNPDKYLGPAALLQSYRFLVDSRDKATNERLDELEDPFRLFRCHSIMNCAEACPRELNPALAIHNIRKMLLNRAT; encoded by the coding sequence ATGATTCGCTTCTCCATCTACCGCTTCAATCCAGATAAGGACAGCAAGCCGTATATGCAGGACTACCAACTGGATGAGTCGAGGCTTGAAGGTCGACAAATGCTGCTGGATGCTATCCTGCTATTGAAAGAACAGGACGAAAGTTTGTCATTTCGTCGTTCCTGTCGCGAAGGTGTGTGTGGCTCGGATGCAATGAATATTAATGGCAGTAATGGACTGGCCTGTATTACACCGTTGAGTTCGCTAAAGCAGCCTATCAGGTTAAACCCGCTACCAGGCATGCCGGTGATTCGTGATCTGATTGTTGATATGGAACCATTTTACCGCCAGTACCGTACTATAAAACCCTGGTTAATGAACGATGAACCGGAACCGGAAATCGAGCGTTTGCAGTCGGATGAAGAGAGAAAAAAGCTGGATGGGCTTTACGAATGTATCCTCTGCGGCTGCTGTTCAACTGCCTGTCCGTCATTCTGGTGGAATCCGGACAAGTATCTGGGGCCTGCAGCGTTGCTGCAATCCTACCGGTTTCTCGTTGATTCCCGTGACAAGGCGACCAATGAACGTCTTGATGAACTGGAAGACCCTTTTCGTCTGTTTCGCTGTCACAGCATCATGAATTGTGCTGAGGCCTGTCCCCGAGAGTTAAATCCTGCACTGGCCATTCACAACATACGCAAAATGCTGCTGAACCGGGCAACCTAG
- the cptB gene encoding antitoxin CptB — MAQVPGKLRWQCRRGMLELDVILNRFVDQHWQSLDNRLKAELEKLLSCSDQQLQKWLCEGREADNEVYNIVTRMRQADNHPPS; from the coding sequence ATGGCCCAGGTTCCGGGCAAACTACGCTGGCAGTGCAGGCGCGGTATGCTAGAGCTGGATGTCATCCTGAATCGTTTTGTTGATCAACATTGGCAGAGTCTGGATAATCGGCTTAAAGCCGAATTGGAGAAGCTACTGAGCTGTTCGGATCAGCAATTACAGAAATGGCTATGTGAAGGCAGGGAGGCTGACAATGAAGTCTATAATATCGTCACCAGAATGCGGCAAGCGGATAATCATCCACCCAGCTAG
- the nadB gene encoding L-aspartate oxidase encodes MVMANKHFDVLIIGSGLAGLGLALRLADTASVAVVSKGQFHEGSSYYAQGGVAAVLGNNDSIQSHKQDTLDAGAGLCDPVCVDYVIKHGPENIQWLIDQGVGFSLDIDGKHYHLTREGGHSHRRVIHAADATGKAIETTLEQKTRDHPNIHLFEYAIAIDLITSFKLDGSKNRCLGVYIQNQQNGKIMSVSAANTVLATGGASKVYLYTSNPDTSTGDGIAMAWRAGCRVANMEFVQFHPTCLYHPEAKSFLISEALRGEGAHLLLPDGTRFMEHHDKRAEMAPRDIVARAIDYEMKKGGLNSVYLDISHRNHDFIIEHFPTIYARCLKFGMDITTSPIPVVPAAHYTCGGVITDLNGKTDVEDLYAIGECTCTGLHGANRLASNSLLECLVFSQSASRSILESLEQPPAPIPELPQWDESQVTDPDEQVVVSHNWDELRRFMWDYVGIVRTNKRMQRAQNRIELLKDEIEEFYSCFKVDNNLLELRNLVVIAELTICSAQSRKESRGLHFTRDYPESNHELDQVNTILTPVNFKGASINSG; translated from the coding sequence ATGGTGATGGCAAACAAGCATTTTGATGTTCTGATAATTGGCAGTGGCCTGGCCGGCCTCGGCCTGGCTTTGCGGCTTGCTGACACGGCTTCTGTCGCAGTTGTCTCAAAAGGTCAGTTCCACGAAGGATCGAGTTATTACGCCCAGGGTGGTGTCGCCGCTGTGCTGGGTAACAACGATTCCATACAGTCCCATAAACAGGACACGCTGGATGCCGGGGCAGGACTTTGCGACCCGGTTTGCGTTGATTACGTCATCAAACACGGCCCTGAAAATATTCAATGGCTTATAGATCAGGGAGTGGGCTTCAGTCTCGATATTGATGGCAAGCATTACCATTTGACACGCGAGGGAGGACACAGTCATCGACGCGTCATCCATGCAGCAGATGCCACAGGCAAGGCCATAGAAACCACACTGGAGCAGAAAACACGCGATCACCCAAACATACACCTGTTTGAGTATGCTATAGCCATCGATTTAATTACCAGTTTCAAACTGGACGGATCGAAGAACCGCTGCCTCGGTGTCTATATTCAAAACCAGCAAAATGGCAAAATCATGTCTGTCAGCGCCGCCAACACAGTACTGGCAACAGGTGGTGCATCTAAAGTATATCTTTACACCAGCAACCCTGACACGTCGACCGGTGATGGTATCGCCATGGCCTGGCGCGCCGGCTGCCGTGTTGCAAATATGGAGTTTGTGCAGTTTCATCCGACCTGTCTCTATCACCCGGAGGCAAAGTCATTTTTGATATCAGAAGCCCTGCGCGGAGAAGGCGCCCATTTATTACTGCCGGATGGGACGCGCTTCATGGAACACCACGACAAAAGAGCTGAAATGGCTCCCCGTGATATCGTTGCCCGCGCAATTGACTATGAAATGAAGAAAGGCGGGCTGAACTCCGTCTATCTTGATATCAGTCATCGCAACCACGATTTCATTATCGAACATTTCCCAACCATCTATGCACGCTGCCTGAAGTTCGGCATGGACATCACCACAAGTCCTATCCCGGTAGTACCGGCGGCACACTATACCTGCGGTGGTGTGATCACTGATCTCAATGGTAAAACAGATGTCGAGGACCTCTATGCCATCGGCGAATGCACCTGCACCGGCCTGCACGGTGCAAACCGCCTGGCAAGCAACTCATTGCTTGAATGTCTGGTCTTCTCTCAGTCTGCCAGCCGTTCAATATTAGAGAGTCTTGAGCAACCCCCGGCCCCCATTCCCGAGCTACCTCAATGGGATGAAAGCCAGGTCACCGATCCGGACGAACAGGTAGTGGTGTCCCATAACTGGGATGAGCTGCGCCGTTTTATGTGGGACTATGTCGGCATTGTCAGAACCAACAAACGCATGCAGCGCGCACAGAATCGTATTGAACTACTGAAAGATGAAATTGAGGAATTCTATAGCTGCTTCAAGGTAGATAACAACCTGCTTGAATTACGCAACCTGGTTGTTATTGCCGAACTGACAATATGTAGCGCACAATCGCGCAAAGAAAGTCGCGGCCTGCATTTTACGCGTGATTATCCGGAGTCCAATCATGAATTAGATCAGGTAAATACTATACTGACCCCTGTCAATTTTAAGGGCGCCTCTATTAATTCTGGATAG